The following proteins come from a genomic window of Gossypium raimondii isolate GPD5lz chromosome 5, ASM2569854v1, whole genome shotgun sequence:
- the LOC105770491 gene encoding auxin-responsive protein IAA16 — MSSENGKRLLETDAGGLNFEATELTLGLPGEPRVTSDGGAKLGSKRGFSETVDLKLGDNNREVKLGHSLQEAAKSPVSKTQVVGWPPVRGFAKRGKKSCKYVKVAVDGAPYLRKVDLEIYNSYQQLLTSLEDMFSCFTIRNYLNEKKIEQVNGIEYMPTYEDKDGDWMLVGDVPWQMFVESCKRLRLMKSSEAVGLGLTTGPKYSSTN, encoded by the exons ATGTCATCGGAGAACGGGAAAAGGTTGCTGGAAACTGATGCCGGCGGCTTGAATTTTGAGGCTACCGAGCTGACTTTAGGGTTACCTGGAGAGCCTAGAGTAACATCGGACGGTGGAGCTAAGTTGGGCAGTAAACGTGGATTTTCCGAAACCGTTGATCTTAAGTTGGGTGACAACAATCGAGAGGTTAAGCTGGGTCACTCCCTCCAAGAAGCTGCTAAGTCTCCTGTTTCAAA GACACAAGTGGTGGGTTGGCCGCCGGTGAGAGGCTTTGCAAAGAGAGGAAAGAAGAGTTGCAAATATGTAAAAGTGGCGGTGGACGGTGCTCCATATTTAAGGAAAGTTGATCTCGAGATATACAATAGTTATCAGCAGCTGTTAACCTCCCTTGAAGACATGTTTTCATGTTTCACCATAA GAAACTATTTGAACGAGAAGAAAATAGAGCAAGTGAATGGAATTGAGTATATGCCTACATATGAGGATAAGGACGGAGATTGGATGTTGGTGGGAGATGTACCATGGCA aATGTTTGTTGAATCTTGCAAACGCTTAAGGTTAATGAAAAGTTCAGAGGCAGTTGGATTAGGTCTAACGACAGGTCCAAAATACTCAAGcacaaattaa
- the LOC105771107 gene encoding auxin-induced protein AUX22 — MAKEGLGLEITELRLGLPGGGTEKNEKKRVFSEISEEEENEKSNGPPELQSKSQVVGWPPVCSYRKKNSFGDKDGSKTSKFYVKVSMDGAPFLRKIDLALHKGYSDLAKALEKLFGEALRDAESCEFVPIYEDKDGDWMLAGDVPWEMFIESCKRLRIMKKADAKGFGVLQSREALNGTLKE, encoded by the exons atgGCTAAGGAAGGACTGGGGTTGGAAATCACGGAGCTGAGGTTGGGTCTCCCTGGAGGCGGCACtgaaaaaaatgagaagaaaagagTGTTCTCAGAGATTtcagaggaggaggaaaatgaGAAGAGCAATGGGCCGCCGGAGTTGCAAAGCAAGAGTCAAGTGGTGGGGTGGCCGCCGGTATGTTCGTATAGGAAAAAGAACAGTTTCGGCGATAAAGATGggtctaaaacatcaaaattttacgTCAAAGTCAGCATGGATGGAGCTCCTTTTCTTCGCAAAATCGATCTTGCATTGCACAAAGGTTACTCTGATCTTGCTAAGGCTTTGGAGAAGCTGTTTG GAGAGGCGTTAAGGGATGCAGAGAGCTGTGAGTTCGTTCCCATATATGAGGACAAAGATGGAGACTGGATGTTAGCGGGGGACGTTCCTTGGGA GATGTTTATTGAATCGTGTAAGAGGTTGAGAATCATGAAAAAAGCGGATGCCAAGGGATTCGGAGTACTGCAATCGAGGGAAGCTCTCAATGGAACTTTGAAGGAGTGA
- the LOC105765848 gene encoding acyl-[acyl-carrier-protein] hydrolase FATB2, chloroplastic, whose product MATSIFFNMPPFASTWNKSKVSLQRVNITSNAIQKTVRFSVINCSLKINHAQPALNDEIRVPSVIKEMENEEITSPSVAGRLVKGGPVFQQNVSVRSFEIDSEYKMSTKAIMNYLQEASLNYAKKLGLTIDTRFGITPGMRKMDLVWVFRGMHIEVDRYPCWGEVVQILHWTCASGRTGVRFDWTINDINTGETLVRASCLAVMMNKNTRKTCKLPEEVKDEIKAYLREDVEPIVEAFKYSCPQTEAMDHIKTGLTPGWNDLDVNYHVNNAKYLDWILESTPDSIRDRHELWKMNFEYRKECLKDDVIQSLSRVVPSNEKNREIEVEHVLRLESGHQVLRARTVWRTNSHSCRGINSMKIIF is encoded by the exons ATGGCAACGTCTATATTCTTCAATATGCCACCCTTTGCTTCAACATGGAATAAATCCAAGGTTTCCTTGCAACGAGTCAACATAACTTCAAATGCGATCCAAAAGACAGTTAGGTTTAGTGTTATTAACTGTAGTTTGAAGATCAATCACGCTCAACCAGCCCTTAATGATGAGATTCGAGTACCCTCAGtgataaaagaaatggaaaatgagGAGATCACTTCACCATCCG TGGCAGGAAGACTGGTAAAAGGTGGACCGGTTTTCCAGCAGAATGTTAGTGTAAGATCATTCGAGATCGACTCTGAATATAAAATGTCAACAAAGGCtataatgaattatttacaG GAAGCATCGCTGAACTATGCCAAGAAATTAGGTCTGACAATCGATACACGTTTCGGTATAACACCGGGAATGCGTAAAATGGACTTGGTATGGGTCTTTCGAGGCATGCATATCGAGGTGGATCGATATCCTTGTTG GGGAGAGGTTGTTCAGATACTCCACTGGACTTGTGCATCCGGAAGGACCGGTGTACGTTTTGATTGGACTATCAATGACATCAACACAGGCGAAACTCTAGTTCGAGCTTCATG CTTAGCTGTGATGATGAATAAGAACACAAGAAAGACATGCAAGTTACCGGAGGAAGTGAAAGACGAGATAAAAGCTTATCTTAGGGAGGATGTTGAGCCCATTGTCGAAGCGTTCAAATATTCATGTCCCCAAACTGAGGCAATGGATCACATCAAAACTGGATTGAcg CCTGGATGGAATGATTTAGATGTCAATTACCATGTGAACAATGCCAAGTACCTTGATTGGATTTTGGAG AGCACTCCAGACTCAATTAGGGATAGGCATGAACtttggaaaatgaattttgagTACCGGAAAGAGTGCTTGAAAGATGATGTGATCCAATCATTATCGAGAGTGGTACCGAGCAATGAAAAGAATAGAGAGATTGAAGTGGAGCATGTCCTTCGTCTGGAGAGTGGACACCAAGTTTTAAGGGCCAGGACTGTTTGGCGGACTAATTCCCACTCCTGCAGGGGCATCAACAGCATGAAAATCATATTCTAG